The Centropristis striata isolate RG_2023a ecotype Rhode Island chromosome 1, C.striata_1.0, whole genome shotgun sequence nucleotide sequence TAATCCAGCATGCTATGAAGAGGAACTGTTCATATCATGCTCACAGATATGGCAAAAGGTTATTGATAAGCCACAGCTTATTGATTTTATGATCCAGGGCTTTTTAACGACAGGTggatctcaataaattagaatatcggtcaaacagctccaaccaagtattgagtcacatAGATGAcctacttttcagaggccaacatttccatattaaacatacataacattattaaaataataatcattatcattagaatctcctaaagataggtagactaaatagaaaaaagggggcggagctcccctaaaaggcgtccaatcgGAAACAgagcaatgctgcaacacgtcctacgtaaataatgaaaTTTTGAAAGATGGAttcaaaaatctttaaaatcgaGGACGCACACCTTCGTGTCATCAAGCCACATACagaatctgaggtcagtctgactaacggtcagagaaacatgaactagacacacacacacacacacacacacacacacacacacacacacacacacactcacacagatgcttcttgcttttatagatagatttacAGCCTCCAAAAATCCTGCTTTTCCTTTCAAGATTTCTGAACACATTATAAAGGAGAATTTAGTGTTATGGTGGAAAAAAGGCAACAAGGTATTCACATCCTGCTCAGAGATAAACTCCTGGATAGTAAACTCAGAGATAGTGAACTCCTGGATACTAACTCATGGATAGTAAACTCAGAGATAAACTCATGGATAGTAAACTCCTGGATAGTGAACTCAGAGATACTAACTCCTGGATAGTGAACTCATGGATAGTGAACTCATGGATAGTGAACTCATGGATAGTGAACTCATGGATAGTAAACTCATGGATAGTGAACTCATGGATAGTGAACTCATGGATAGTGAACTCATGGATAGTAAACTCAGAGATACTAACTCATGGATAGTGAACTCATGGATAGTGAACTCATGGATAGTAAACTCAGAGATACTAACTCATGGATAGTGAACTCCTGGATCTCAGTGCTGCCTCCCAGTGGCGTTGAAGCAGAACTTCCTGGTCTGTGGATGATGCAGGACTTTGATACGCCTTCATACTGTCACATCAAGAGAAAAACTGGAAGCCAAATTGTGCATCGTCGAGGTTTTTGATCCTCAGTTTGGTCCTGaggagtttatttttagaaaggTGTGTCAGTGATGTAGTTATCTCTTCATAGTGTTTGCATTTAATATGAAGTGGGTTAGAATTCAAactgtaacataaaaacacacaaaacgatATTTTGTACAActagtttattttaatcaatgCAAAATAAGTCACATGATCAAATTTGCAGGGTTGAACAGTTTGTTGAATACTTGGCCAGGTTCTGTTTAACTGGTGTCAAATGGACATAAACTGAAAGCTACTGACAAAACAAGCACACCTGTGTTTAATATTTCTTTACGAGCACCAAGACGAGGGAGTCGGATTAGTGTTGTGGATCTACTCtggcagagaggaagaggagaggaagagaggaagaggagaggcagggaggaagaggagaagaagagaggaagaggagaggcagagaggaagaggagaggcagagaggaagaggagaggaagaggagaggcagagaggaagaggagaagaagagaggaagaggagaggcagagaggaagaggagaggaagaggagaggcagagaggaagaggagaggcagagaggaagaggagaggcagagaggaagaggagaggcagagaggaagaggagaggaagaggagaggcagagaggaagaggagaagaagagaggaagaggagaggcagggaggaagaggagaggcagagaggaagaggagaggcagagaggaagagaggaagaggagaagaagagaggaagaggagaggaagaggagaggcagagaggaagaggagaggcagagaggaagaggagaggaagaggagaggcagaggagaggcagagaggaagaggagaggaagaggagaggcagggaggaagaggagaagaagagaggaagaggagagacagagaggaagaggagaggaagagaggaagaggagaggaagagaggaagaggagaggcagagaggaagaggagaggcagagaggaagaggagaagaagagaggaagaggagaggaagattcCAGGGTTTAGGGAGTTCAGAGTaacagagcagagagcagagtAGGAGTGAGATCAGTGGCTGGATGGAGTTTTGACGGTTACATCAGAGAAACGTTGAGTGTTTCAGCCTCAGgccacctcctcttctcctcctcaggccacctcctcttctccctcctcctcgaACTCTCCCTCCTCGGCGGTGGCGTCCTGGTACTGCTGGTACTCGGACACCAAGTCGTTCATGTTGCTCTCGGCCTCTGTGAACTCCATCTCGTCCATGCCCTCCCCGGTGTACCAGTGGAGGAAGGCCTTGCGGCGGAACATGGCGGTGAACTGCTCGGAGATGCGCTTGAAGAGCTCCTGGATGGCGGTGCTGTTGCCGATGAAGGTGGCGGCCATCTTGAGGCCGCGGGGCGGGATGTCGCACACGGCCGTCTTCACGTTGTTGGGGATCCACTCCACGAAGTAGCTGCTGTTCTTGTTCTGCACGTTCAGCATCTGCTCGTCCACTTCCTTCATGGACATGCGGCCGCGGAACACGGCGGCCACGGTCAGGTAGCGGCCGTGGCGCGGGTCGCACGCCGCCATCATGTTCTTGGCGTCGAACATCTGCTGCGTGAGTTCTGGGACCGAGAGGGCGCGGTACTGCTGGCTGCCTCTGCTGGTGAGCGGAGCGAAGCCCGGCATGAAGAAGTGCAGGCGGGGGAAGGGCACCATGTTGACCGCCAGCTTGCGCAGGTCGGCGTTGAGCTGGCCGGGGAAGCGCAGGCAGGTCGTCACGCCGCTCATGGTGGCCGACACCAGGTGGTTCAGGTCCCCGTAAGTAGGCGTGGTGAGTTTGAGGGTGCGGAAGCAGATGTCATACAGCGCCTCGTTGTCGATGCAGTAAGTCTCGTCTGTGTTCTCCACCAGCTGGTGGACGGACAGCGTGGCGTTGTACGGCTCCACCACCGTGTCCGACACCTGCAGGAACACGCCGCTCCGTCAGTTTATAGATTAAATCAGATTAAAACACGCCGCTCCGTCAGTTTATAGATTAAATCAGATTAAAACACGCCGCTCCGTCAGTTTATAGATTAAATCAGATTAACAGATTATTAGATTCAACCAGAACAGTTAGGGTTACCTTGGGGGAGGGCACCACGCTGAAGGTGTTCATGATGCGGTCGGGGTACTCCTCGCGGATCTTGCTGATGAGCAGCGTCCCCATGCCGGAGCCCGTGCCGCCGCCCAGCGAGTGCGTCAGCTGGAAGCCCTGCAGGCAGTCGCAGCTCTCCGCCTCCTTCCTCACCACGTCCATCACCGAGTCCACCAGCTCGGCCCCCTCGGTGTAGTGGCCCTTCGCCCAGTTGTTCCCGGCTCCGCTCTGGCCTGGAACCAAAGGCTTCATTACTCAATATTCAGCCCTGTTTCCCTCCAGAACATCtcagtttttcatttaaattgaaaaaacgGCAGGAAATTGAAAGTAAAGACACTTGGTGCACCTCATCCGAACCATTTTCCaaacaacacacaaagacatatAACCAGAccttaatgtgttaatgtaaaTTATTCCTACGGTGAAATGTTTCAGCTTCTTGAGCCccatatatttattatacacATGTTGTACAATGTAAGATATCTTTATTATTTGAGGTTATTGCAAAGTGAAgtgggaaacaaaatgaaagacAGTGCAGCTGCGCTCCTCTGCCACAAGGGGGCACTAGTGTACCActagtattatattattagagTCATCTAGATGGACAAactgttcagaggccaacatttccatattaaacatacttttactacaatttttctgagacactgaattttaagccataatcattatacttaagaaattaaataaatgaagacatgaaatatttcattctgtgtgtaatggatccatATAGTGTgttacactttttgaattgaattactgacataaataaacttttctatgatattctaatgcaTTGAGATGCTCCTGAGCCTTTCCAACAGATGACATGtgtaaaaattaataataattgtttgagTTCAGTTCCAAATGCAAAGCTTCTACTTCTACTAGCTTCATACTAGCATTTTAAGAAATGTTTTACAGAACACTgggacatttgtgtttaatcaCAACACGTCTAATATGTTGATCATTAAAAtaacctttgtgtgtgtgtgtgtgtgtgtgtgtgtgtggattataTACCAAAGACGAAGTTGTCCGGTCTGAAGATCTGTCCGAAGGGCCCGGAGCGGACCGAGTCCATGGTTCCGGGCTCCAGGTCCACTAGGATGGCCCTGGGCACGTACTTCCctcctgaaacacaaacagtgaAACTAACGAGTGGCCAAACCATCAGAAAACATGGTCTGGTGGTTTTAACAGTCCTGACCTGAAGCCTCGTTATAGTAGACATTGATTCTGTCGAGCTGCAGGTCGCTGTCTCCGTGGTAGGATCCTGTTGGGTCGATGCCGTGCTCGTCACTGATCACCTCCCAGAACTAAAGACGACACAACATCAGACACGTTAGCAAAATCCTGCATCACTCAATTTGAATTTACTGACATTCCTCCATCCATTTTGATCCTGGCTGGGTTCTCACTATTATAAAGGCCAAATGACTCATCAGTTAATTAAAAGATTAACCTAACGACCTTCAGAAGATCAGTTCATCTTAAGCCAGTTCATTCAAGACACAAATATGTGACATTTCATATGGGTGAGATGGAAAATCAATTGgtgatattttctttatattcattcattatcctgaacagattttcatatatatatatatatatatatatatatatatatatatatatgtatgtatgtatatatatatatataacagacaACCATTCTACCTACGTTCTACTGAGAGTCCCCATTAAACCTCGCTGCATGtttcacccagagagaaccagctgacatggggagaacatgcaaacatcCAAACTATCCACTAATCCAACATGGAGCCTGTGAAGTAGGTTTTCGGTTTCAGTTTTTCATAAAAGAAATATGCATTGGCATGCATATATTATATCCTGACCCAgagatataataaataattattttatttaataatacattacattaaatgtaagccataatcattatacttagaagaaattaaataaattaagacatggaatatttcattctgtgtgtgatggatctatataatgtgtcatttccactttttgaattgaattactgacataaataaacttaatatgatattctaatttattgagatgctcctgagCCTTTCCAACAGATGGCATGTGTAAAAATTAATCGTTAGTTAGTAATAGTAATTCAGTTCCAAATGCAAAGCTTGTGTTTgtgcaattaattatttttctgattgAATGATAATTTAACCCATttgggaaaagaaagaaagaatggaATGGTGAATTGTATAAATGGTGAATTGTATAAATGGTGAATTGTATAAATGGTGAATTGTATAAATGGTGAATTGTATAAATGGTGAATGTAGAGCAGGCCTCGGCTACACCCTGGTCCATCTACCTCTGagacaaacattaaataaattaaataatctaCCAGCCTGTTGGGCTTTATTCTTATAATTACTGCATGTAAATGGCCTCAATCCCCAAAAAATGCGTGttgaaaaaatgcatttctgcCTGCGAGCGTTCCGCTGCAATCTGTCTGAACCGCACcccgttacacacacacacacacacacacacacacacacacacacacacacacacacacacaccctgagcGTCCCTGGCGCAGACAGCAGCGGGTCTCTGCAGGATGCTTTATGTTGACCTATTTAATATGCGGACAACATGGCGTCTAAGTTCTTCTgcatataaaacattataagGAATAACCAGAAGACATCACGGTGCTCCGTACCTTTGCTCCGATCTGGTTCCCGCACTGGCCGGCCTGCAGATGGACGATCTCACGCATGATGTCTGGCGGGGAGAG carries:
- the zgc:65894 gene encoding tubulin beta-4B chain, whose translation is MREIVHLQAGQCGNQIGAKFWEVISDEHGIDPTGSYHGDSDLQLDRINVYYNEASGGKYVPRAILVDLEPGTMDSVRSGPFGQIFRPDNFVFGQSGAGNNWAKGHYTEGAELVDSVMDVVRKEAESCDCLQGFQLTHSLGGGTGSGMGTLLISKIREEYPDRIMNTFSVVPSPKVSDTVVEPYNATLSVHQLVENTDETYCIDNEALYDICFRTLKLTTPTYGDLNHLVSATMSGVTTCLRFPGQLNADLRKLAVNMVPFPRLHFFMPGFAPLTSRGSQQYRALSVPELTQQMFDAKNMMAACDPRHGRYLTVAAVFRGRMSMKEVDEQMLNVQNKNSSYFVEWIPNNVKTAVCDIPPRGLKMAATFIGNSTAIQELFKRISEQFTAMFRRKAFLHWYTGEGMDEMEFTEAESNMNDLVSEYQQYQDATAEEGEFEEEGEEEVA